One region of Permianibacter fluminis genomic DNA includes:
- the coq7 gene encoding 2-polyprenyl-3-methyl-6-methoxy-1,4-benzoquinone monooxygenase: MSAATAERQFTPLDRLCASADHLLRTLLAPAPAARANPASQITDSSTLTDSERQHAAGLMRVNHVGEVCAQALYLGQALTARDANLRCHLLAAAKDEADHLAWCADRVRQLDSHLSWLNPVWFAGAYALGAAAGLAGDGWNLGFVVETERQVEAHLDGHLSDPDHSLPAADHGSRAIVEQMKRDEVAHADAALALGARELPAAIKLAMQAAAKVMTRTAYRI, translated from the coding sequence ATGTCCGCCGCCACCGCCGAACGCCAGTTCACGCCGCTCGACCGGCTCTGCGCCAGTGCCGATCACCTGCTGCGCACCCTGCTGGCGCCGGCACCAGCTGCCCGCGCCAATCCGGCCAGCCAGATCACCGATTCCAGCACGCTGACCGACAGTGAACGCCAGCATGCCGCCGGCCTGATGCGGGTCAACCACGTCGGCGAGGTCTGCGCCCAGGCCCTGTATCTCGGTCAGGCGCTGACGGCGCGCGATGCCAATCTGCGCTGCCATTTGCTGGCGGCGGCCAAGGACGAAGCCGACCATCTGGCCTGGTGTGCCGATCGGGTTCGCCAGCTCGACAGCCACCTGTCATGGCTCAATCCGGTCTGGTTTGCCGGCGCCTATGCACTGGGCGCGGCGGCCGGACTGGCCGGCGACGGCTGGAATCTCGGCTTTGTCGTCGAAACCGAACGGCAGGTCGAAGCGCATCTGGATGGGCACCTGTCCGATCCGGACCATAGCCTGCCGGCGGCCGATCACGGCAGCCGCGCCATCGTCGAGCAAATGAAGCGCGACGAAGTGGCCCATGCCGACGCCGCGCTGGCCCTCGGTGCCCGCGAACTGCCAGCCGCCATCAAACTCGCCATGCAAGCCGCTGCCAAAGTGATGACCCGCACCGCCTACCGGATTTGA
- a CDS encoding c-type cytochrome: MKLVSLKSNAAALTALVGSVLLAGTAAASPAEDLLKKHACVACHAIDSQLVGPAYKKVAEKYRGDAKAEAMLVQKVLNGGAGTWGQIPMPPHKGRVPDAEVQTMIKFILALK; encoded by the coding sequence ATGAAGCTTGTTTCACTGAAATCGAATGCTGCAGCGCTGACCGCGCTGGTCGGATCCGTGCTGCTGGCCGGTACCGCCGCTGCCAGCCCGGCCGAAGATCTGCTGAAAAAACACGCCTGCGTTGCCTGCCACGCCATCGACAGCCAACTGGTCGGCCCGGCCTACAAAAAGGTCGCCGAGAAATACCGCGGTGATGCCAAAGCCGAAGCGATGCTGGTGCAAAAAGTGCTGAACGGTGGTGCCGGCACCTGGGGCCAGATCCCGATGCCGCCGCACAAGGGCCGGGTGCCGGATGCCGAAGTACAGACGATGATCAAGTTCATCCTGGCACTGAAATAA
- a CDS encoding AAA family ATPase, with amino-acid sequence MTESRDLHDLSLLLRCQTPLIVLETREEQRAVDLLRQALKQQPKPFFSWSVVAGLARHDLSLDSSHSEANSPRQLLEHIRSSRHPGCYVLFDFHPYLDDPTHIRLIKEIALAHEQLGRTLVFVSHAVALPDELKRLSARLELSLPSSTELREMIAEEARRYSSEHGQKVRSDRDILDRLTRLLSGLTHNDARRLIRNVIYDDGAISEDELPEINRAKFELLDMNGVVSFEYETAKFAEVGGLRQFKRWLSEREVFFTGEPPKGLEPPKGVLLVGVQGGGKSLAAKASAGLLGLPLLRVDFGTLYNKYHGETERNLREALKMAEAVAPCVLWFDEMEKGLATDDSDGGTSRRVLGTLLTWLAERRSPVFVVATANAIEQLPPELIRKGRFDEIFFVDLPTPAIREDIFRIHLRKRGCNPEAFQLPELAAASDGFSGAEIEQAVVAGLYRAHADGKPLQQQGVLEALTTTQPLSVVMAEHIEALRQWAQGRTVSADN; translated from the coding sequence ATGACCGAATCCCGCGATCTGCATGATCTGAGTTTGCTATTGCGTTGCCAGACGCCGCTCATCGTGCTGGAAACGCGCGAGGAGCAACGCGCGGTCGATTTGCTGCGGCAGGCACTGAAACAGCAGCCGAAACCGTTTTTCAGCTGGAGCGTGGTGGCGGGTCTGGCCCGTCACGATCTGTCGCTCGACAGCAGCCACAGCGAGGCCAATTCGCCTCGGCAATTGCTCGAGCACATCCGTAGCAGCCGCCATCCCGGCTGTTACGTGCTGTTTGATTTTCATCCTTACCTCGATGATCCGACCCATATCCGCTTGATCAAGGAAATCGCGCTGGCGCATGAACAGCTCGGTCGCACGCTGGTCTTTGTCTCGCATGCCGTGGCCTTGCCGGATGAGCTGAAGCGCTTGTCGGCGCGGCTGGAATTGAGCTTGCCATCGAGCACCGAACTGCGCGAAATGATCGCCGAGGAGGCGCGTCGCTACAGCAGTGAGCACGGCCAGAAAGTCCGCAGTGATCGCGACATTCTCGATCGCCTGACCCGGTTGCTCAGCGGCCTGACCCACAACGATGCCCGCCGGTTGATTCGCAATGTCATTTACGATGACGGCGCCATCAGCGAAGACGAACTGCCGGAAATCAACCGCGCCAAATTCGAGTTGCTCGACATGAACGGCGTGGTCTCGTTCGAATACGAGACGGCAAAATTTGCCGAAGTCGGCGGTCTGCGCCAGTTCAAACGTTGGCTCAGCGAGCGGGAAGTGTTTTTCACTGGCGAGCCACCAAAAGGTCTGGAACCGCCGAAAGGCGTGCTACTGGTCGGCGTCCAGGGTGGCGGCAAAAGTCTGGCCGCGAAAGCCAGCGCCGGGTTGCTTGGTCTGCCGCTGCTGCGGGTGGATTTTGGCACGCTTTACAACAAATACCACGGTGAAACCGAACGCAATCTGCGCGAGGCACTGAAGATGGCCGAAGCGGTCGCGCCCTGCGTGCTCTGGTTCGATGAAATGGAAAAAGGGCTGGCGACCGACGACAGCGACGGTGGCACCTCGCGTCGCGTGCTCGGCACGCTGCTGACCTGGTTGGCGGAGCGGCGCAGTCCGGTCTTTGTCGTCGCCACTGCCAATGCCATCGAGCAACTGCCGCCGGAACTGATCCGCAAAGGCCGCTTTGACGAAATCTTCTTTGTCGATCTGCCAACGCCGGCCATCCGCGAAGACATTTTCCGCATTCACCTGCGCAAACGCGGCTGCAATCCAGAAGCGTTCCAGTTGCCGGAACTGGCGGCCGCCAGCGATGGCTTCTCTGGTGCGGAGATCGAACAAGCGGTGGTTGCCGGTTTGTACCGGGCCCATGCCGATGGCAAGCCGTTGCAGCAGCAAGGCGTGCTGGAAGCGTTAACCACCACACAGCCCTTGTCAGTGGTTATGGCGGAACATATCGAAGCGTTGCGGCAATGGGCCCAGGGCCGCACGGTCAGTGCCGATAACTGA